The nucleotide sequence CAGTCTAAGTTTTACTGATATTCAACCACAAGGGCAAAAACACCTTGAATTTCAAGACCAGGATAGTAACCTAAATAAACTAGTCAATCTTAATCGTGACCCTGTACAGATCGTATTTGGAACGATTCAGCAAATGTCTTTAGGAAACAGAACTGCTCATAAGTTTTGGAACAATAAGGTTAAAAAAGCTTTTATTGGTGACCAAAAAAGGAATCCAGTGTCTTATTGGCTTTTATGGGCTAAAGAAAGATTAGGTAATAATGGAATCCTTGTTATCAGAGGAGATCAATCACTTGCTGCTGCTCCAGAATATACTTCATGGAGGAAACAAGTAGCAAAAATCTGTAATAGAGTATACATTCAAGCACATCAATACTCGAATCAGATTGTTTATTGCTTCATTTTTGAACCAAATGATGAGCATGAAGGCGTTTTTTACGCCCCTAGTTATCTAGAAGACTTTTCACCTATCAGTCAAGATTCAGAAGATTGGATCACTCTGTCATCCGAGGAATACAATACGTTTTTATGTCTTCATAGCTTAAAAGAAAAAAGTATTTTCCAAGAAAGCATCCAACCCAGCCAAATTAAGAATAGAACATGGTTTACTGATTTCAATAAACCTCAACTACTTGATAAGCTAAAAGCATATCAGAATGAACAACAGAAATCAAAAGTTTCCAGCTTACCAATTCATAATCATATTCTTGATATTGATGAAAGTAATGTTCTAAAGGTTTACACTAAGCCATTCACAAAAAAATGGGCATATATCCCACCTGTAGAGCTAAAAGCTTGGTCTACATCACATGATGCAGGATTCAACCAAATAAACCCTTCTATCTGTTTAGGTGCAGGAAAGGATTATGGTTTTGAAATTTCATTAGTTCAACATCCTGTGCTTCATGACTTTTTTGAAAGAAAACAAGTTTCAAATATTCTTCCATTAAGAGTATATAAAGAAGATGGTTCTTTCAGAGAAAATGTAAGTGATTGGGCATTGAATCGATTCAAACAGTATTACTTACCAAGGTTGCCAGAACTTGGAGCAAAAAATACAATTTCTTCTATCCACTTCGAGCTTATTGAAGCAATAGAGATTATTAGAAGACACACCTCTAGACTCCCAGTCCTTGATAAATATACCAGACAACTCATCGAGTTATCGGATGATCATGAAGGGAATCTTGAAGACGTTTCTAAAACTTTACATCTACTGAAAAGTAAAATGTTACAGCTTTATCGTGGAGCATCTGAGAAAAAACAAATGCTTCTTGATATTTCTAATGCCTGTAATACCATCAAAAATAAAATTGATGAAATTGAAAAGGTCAAAATAGAAAGGGACCTCAAAGAATCTCAATTAACTAAGGAGAATATTTTCTATTATACTATAGCCATACTAAATCACCCTCTTTATAAAATTGATTATGAAAAGGAACTGATAGCACTGCCGCCAAGGATACCATTACTCAATGATTTTTGGAAATGGTATGCTATAGGAAAAAGACTTTACGATCTTTCTTTAGAACTTAATAAAGAAACTGATATCCAACTATCTATTGTTGAAGGTGATGAGATCGACAAGGAGAATCAATTAAAAATTAACTCCGAACAATATCTAAATAATATTGATCACCTAGAAAACACGACAACTTGGGGTGGAAATAATTCCGTACAGGTTACATTATCTCAATACAGAGAAAGAAAACCACTAAATAAGCAACTTCAAAAGTTCTTTAGTGAGAAAGTAAGCAAAGTGAATTGTATTGAATTAGTTAGAAGTTTAGAGATACAGGTACAAGTAAGTAATTTTATTAAAGACGAAATGCCAGCAACACTCTTTGAAAACAGAGGACCTGCAATTCGTTTAAAAAGAAGAAAATAGACAGGTTAAAGAGTAACTTTATAATTCCATATTCTAAAGAAAACTTTCTTTTGAGTTTCTGCATTAGGGAAAACATCCACTAATTCAGCATAAATGGAAGCACCTTTGTCTATTAATATCGAAATTTTCTCGCTAGATGATTTCGGCACATAACCTATCATCTTAGAATCTGCAAAAACAGCTATTGCATGTTGGTCAAATGGATTGGTAGAATGACGAACCAATTTTAATGGATGACGCATAATTTCCCATTCCTGATCCCATTCAGCATAGTGTCTATATCCTGAAAGGTATCCTTCAAACAATAGTTCTTTTTCTACATTATCTAATAAGTCGTGAGAGTAAGATTTAGGCTTAACCATAATATTTACGTTAGGTAGCTTATAGAAAAATTTACTAGTTCATATTTGCAATATACAATTTTTTATTAATATTATTCAATGCAAATTCATTACATCTTATAAATTATTAGAATAGTTATATATATTTATTCTTATTTTTGCGAGGTAAAAAACATAAAAATTCTATCATGAAACCCTCTAACATCATAAAAATAGTTGTTGCTCTTGTAGTAGTCATATTCTTGGGCAATTCTTTCTTTTCTTCAAATTCTGATAATGGAGAGGTAAAATATACTGAGCGACTAAAAAATGATAGGGACGAAAAAAACAAACTCTTCAAGAGTAAAAAGGGTTCTCCACTATCCGATTTAGATAGAGCTAAGTTTAGCCATCTCAATTATTATGACATAAATATCAAATATAGAGTCATGGCTTCTTTAAAATGGGCCGAAAAACCTAAAGTGATAAAAATTGCCACCACCAAAGAAAAACCAAGGGATTATAAAAAATCAGCCTTTGCAAAATTCTTTATTGATGGTAATGAATACAAGGTCACATTATTACAAGCGGTCATTCCCAACCCAGCTACTAAAGGGTTATTTATGCTGCTATTTAGAGACCTCACTTCCGGTGAAACCACTTATGGGGCAGGGAGGTATATTGAACTTCACAATATCAAAAAAGGACAGATGCAAACACTTATAGACTTCAATGAAGCATACAACCCTTATTGTGCTTACAACGAAGACTATGACTGTCCAATGCCACCTCTTGAGAATCAATTAAATGTAGCAATCGAGGCTGGAGAAAAAAACTATCATGAATTATAAGGATATCTCTCATTAAAATAGTATTTTGAGAGATCTATTTACAGAATAAATTATTGCATATCTTCAATTGGCTTTTTTTAGCCATTGTTAACTGATGTCATTTTGGCTTTTGAAACACTACTAAAAAAACTAGGATATTCAGAAAATAAGGGGGCGTATGTAGAACTCCACTTTTGGATTCTATGCTCAAGTATGATTCCTATTATAAATATCTATATTTCTTTATCATCTGTAGAAATCGTTTTTCTGAGAACATTATCTGCACTAATCATTGTGTTTATTGTTTTAATGATCCAGAAAACTAGCATTAAAGTAAGGATGTCTCATATTCTTATGCTCGTTTTTACAGGTTTTCTGACCGCTATCTATTGGATTCTATTTGTAATAGCGGCCAAGAAGTCGAATACTTCAGTAACATTAGTTGGGGTTGCCACTACTCCTATTTGGGTTAGTTTTATCTATCCTGTTATTTCTAAAAAGAAGCCTACATTTATTGAGGTTATGACAGGACTTTCAGCCCTTTTCGGGGTTTATATGATCTTCAGCTCTGGATTTGCATACAGTGAAGGAATGTTTGCCGCAATCTTAGCCGCTTTTTTTGCTGCAATTGTAACTATTTTAACTTCTAAATTCTCAAAAAGGTATCACTACTTGGTAATTACATTCTACCAAATGTGTGGAGCATTCTTTGCTACAGCAGCCTTTCTACCTTATTATTTGAAGTTTGTAAAGATGGAAGTATTCAGTATGCCTACAAGTTTAGATATTATATTAATTCTAATTTTAGCCATTGTCTTCTCCATCATTGCTTATAGCTCTATCGTTAAAGTGATGATAAAAATATCTCCATTTAGCGTTTCATTAGCTAATAATTTATCTCCTATTTATGGAGGGGTAATCGCCTACCTTTTCTTTGGTGATAGTGAATTGATGGATATTTATTTTTATGGTGGAGCTTTTCTAATTGCATTTGCAATATTAGCCATGCCATTAGCTAAGTTTATTTTCAGATTAGATGAATTAGGTCCTTCTGCTTCACCTCCGAAACCAAAAGCCAGCGAATAGTACATTCACAATAAATTCCTCCTATCTGATTTTACTGATCAATTCATTTGTCGTTAAACTCAACACGAGGAGAACACAAACGGAAAGCGTACCAAAAATTACTGCGATCCACCTACTGTATGACATCCAAAGGTCTTTTGAGCCTTTTGCTTTGTGATACATCTTATCAGACAGGTCGATAATATCCTCTGTATTATTTTGTAAGGTTAAAGTCAGTCCAACATCTCCTCTAAAGCCAATACGGTCATCGACTTGAACAATGCGAAGAAGAATTGAGTTATACCTTCTAAGGTGATTTAAAATATTATGCTTTCTTCCCTCAGGTAATTCCATTGCTCTTACTTCCTTTTGTATCGTATGATTTACCTGACGAATCTTATAAAAGTCGGCAGTATCAGCAGAAAGAAGGTAACTCTTCTCTAACAACCTCATTTCCTCTAAAAGAACATTATTTACATAAGGATCTTCCTGTAAGGCCTTGGTCCTTTTCTGCAAGTCACCAATCATTCCTGAAGTCTGAGAACCTCTATACTTTAATTGAGTAACAATCTTTGAGAATGTTTTTCTATGTTTGGTCAGTAGATCTGAATAAAGTGTTAGATCTTCCTCATAAGAAATTTTCCATGAGTCGTCACTATTCATGACGTTCTGAACATAGTCTTCTAGGTGTTTATCAATTTTGTGATACTCATTCATAATTGGCGTAGCCTGTCTTGATTTATGGAACTCCTCATAATGGGCTTCATAGGAAAGAAATTCTTGGGCAGCCAATGTCATTTTCATCGTCATTTGACGAAGATCAATTACTTTTTCTACTATTACATCTTGATCCTCTATTTGACGGAATGCAGAAAAGTTACTTACAGCAATGATGAAACATGCCACAAAGTAAACATAGTACCAACGGACTACTTTTCTCCAAGTATATGATAGTGTATTTTTCTTCACAATAAGACGACAAAAAATTAAGTGTTATCACTTAAAGATAAATTCTCATTTAATTGAGCAATAAATATTCCATAATCTTACAAATTAAAAAAGGGAATGATATAACTCATTCCCTCTTTTATTATATAAATCAAATGTAATATTAGTGTTGTACTAAAATTGCATTTTTCTCATCGTCATTTCTACCAATTTTCTTAAAGTTCTCTAAGTAAACTTTAGCTTGATCTTGGTACTTCAATGAACCATATACTACACTGTAAATTTGCTGACCGTTTTGCTCAGTTACTTTTACATAAGTTTTCCACATTTTATAAAAGTCTTGAAATTTCTCAGCATATCCTTGTGCATCACAAAGACTCTTAGTAGAGTAAACTTGAACACCCCAACCGTGAGAAATAATTTGGCTGCTTAAGTCAACAAAATATGTTTTATTATTTTGTAATTTACCTTGTCTGCTACTACATCCAGCACTATTTGCAGGCATGTTTGCACCACTAGACACTGCAGTTCCACCTGTAGCTGCTGCTGAAGAAGCACTTTCTAAAGCTGCAATTAATTCTTCGTTTTCTTTTTCTAATTCGTCTACTTCAGATTTAAGATTTCCGTTTTCTTTTTGTAATGCACTTACATCATTCTTTAAACCTTCCATTTCATAAGTCAATTGCTCATTCATAGATTTTAAAGAGTTCGCTTTCTGCTCCATTTCCATCTTACCCTTTCTTAACTCAGAATTTTCAGTAGTTAATTGGGCATTCATTTGTTTTAATTTTTTCTTGCTTTGTGCGAAAGAAGGAGTTGCAATTAATAATGCCGCAAATACAATTGCTACAGAGTAAACGTGTTTTGTAAATTTCATTCTATTGGGATTATAGATACTATTCTAAATGAGTTAAAATTAATACTTATTATAGGTAAATACGCTTCCTACTATATTAAATTAATCAACGATAATATAAAACTAATCATATTCATTTAATTATCCATTATCGTAATTCAAAATATTTCGTTCTACATAAAAAAATACTCACTTTATTGCGCCTGATTTAACTATTTAAAGTTATTTCTGCACTATAAAACGAGTATTTATATGTGTAGTACGATTATTTATCGACTAGTCGTTTTTCAACTGCTGCTTCAATTTGTCCAATTCTGACATCTGACCACTATCAGTGTTATCAGAACCAGTAGCTTTGTTTTCTTCAGTAGAAGAACCTGCTCCTAATCTCATCTTTTCTTTCAATTCTTCTAAGGCTAACGAAGAAGAACCAGAACCCGGACCAATCGCTTTATTAATCTCCTCATCTACAGATACATTTGCATCTGCAATATCTCCATAGGATTCTGCTAAAGCTTCTTGAGATTCTACTTTATCTTTCATTCTCTCTAACATCGCAACAGTACTTGATGAATCAATGCTAGCCAATTGCTTATTAATTTTAGAAGAAGCTTCAGATACTTTCGCTCTTGCTTTTAATGTTTTCGCTTCATTCTCCCATTGAGAGATTTGTGATTTTAAACGCTGAACATTCTGCTCCATTTTAGCTACCTGAGAATCATTTTGAGAAACCATCTTCTCATGAGACGCAGCCGCTTGGGCAGCTTGTTCTTTTTTATTTAATGCTTCAGTTGCTAAACGATCAGCTTCTGCAGTATCTAACTGTCCTGATTGAGCTTTCTGTAATAATAAAACAGCTTTACGCTCCCAATCTCCTGCAGCTTGCTTATGTTGTTCGTATTCTTTTCTCGTACGGATTGAAATCGCTTTTACCTGAGCCAATCCTTGTAAACTTTGATCTAGGTCTTTTTTAAGATCTCTAATCCCTTGATCAGTCATTTTAATAGGATCTTCCAAACTATCCATTGCTGAGTTGGTTTCAGCAGATATCCACCCAAAGAGTCTTTTAAATATTGACATAATTTCTTAAATCTAGTTTTGTGCGTAATCTAACAACATTCCGTAATTCTCTCCTATCACTAATTTAAGTGCATTAAGAGTACCTTCTAATTCGTTTTCATCGAGATTTTCTAACTCTAAAGTATCTCTATATAACAAACGATTTCCTTCTGCATCAATTACAAATGCTCCGTGCACGAAATTTCTATTTTTCTCAAGTAATGTTCTGTAGAATTCGGGCTTTTCATTTTTGAGATCAATCAAATGCATCTCAACGATTAGTATGGGATCTTCACAGTCTACTACTACATTTAATAATCCTTCTTCCTCATCTGAAATGATAAAAAGCTCTTCTTGTGGGTCCTCGCTTTTGATATCATAACCAAGATTTAATAGGTAGCTTTTAACCTTATCAAAGTTATTCATTACGTGTTAATTAAGTTTAATGATAATAATATTTACGAATATAAAAGATTTTTGATACGATAAAAGGGGAAAATCTTATTTATTTATCAATATGTGATTAATCATCAATCATTTATAATTGTTTAATTTTTGAAAAATATGACAATTACTTACTAATAATAAATAATATTACTCCAATAATTTAATCTTTAAATTATAATTCAAAACAAGTTACTATATTTGTTGCAATCGGTTGAATAAACAAAACTTTTTCGTTCTACAACTATCAACTAATATTGTATGCCTAAAAATATTCATTTAAAAGATAATCCTGTCTTAATTGAGGGTGCTTGGGAGGTGTGTAACCAAGTTGGAGGTATTTATACCGTAATAAAATCCAAAATCCTTAATGTATTAAGCACTTTTGGAGATGAAAACTATTGCTTGATCGGGCCTTACGTAAGCAACAACATATCAGCAATCTTCGACCCCATCTCTGATGACGGAGATGACTTAATATCCAGAACTGTACGATCACTAAGAAGTAAAGGCTATGAGGTTCACTATGGTAGATGGTTAGTTTCTGGCCGTCCAAAAGTAGTCTTATTCAAGCCTTATAACGAAGCCTGGAAACTTACTGATATCAAAAAGTCATTATGGGAATCACACAACATCCCATCTTTTGATGGAGATGACCTATTTGACCAAACAATTATGTTATCCAGCCAGATGACAGACTTTTTTACAGAATTAGACGCTGTAAATAATGGCGAAAGAAAAATTCTTGCACACATGCATGAATGGATGGCTGGTATTCCTATCCCAGAAATAAGAAGAAAAGGTCTTAATATTCAAACGGTATTTACAACTCATGCTACTTTGTTAGGTCGTTATCTTGCAATGAACGACCCTGAGTTTTACACTAACTTAGAAAAAGGCACTTACAATTGGGCAAAAGAAGCCGAGCATTTTAACATCAAACCTCAGGTAAGTATTGAAAGAGCTGCAGCACACGGAGCACATACTTTCTCTACTGTAAGTAGGTTAACTGCTGTTGAGTGTA is from Flammeovirga agarivorans and encodes:
- a CDS encoding type ISP restriction/modification enzyme — translated: MIGEAIQSLQQQLLFGGDFKAEVQTEGEHLIKAFQKSFYATFGVEDLIKIISEHLVGYHVTKALINPENQEALLQDPIFIAFDQLVNHLSDQSFIQQYLTPLSDKINILLSDGSSKSDVFTQLMGREEGEALPNYFMGMFKSLLRKHLNNSGRDAKYLYPSFTLPPFLDNEAASNTMVCYDLLVYYWCAVTIPASDRSFGNSLSFTDIQPQGQKHLEFQDQDSNLNKLVNLNRDPVQIVFGTIQQMSLGNRTAHKFWNNKVKKAFIGDQKRNPVSYWLLWAKERLGNNGILVIRGDQSLAAAPEYTSWRKQVAKICNRVYIQAHQYSNQIVYCFIFEPNDEHEGVFYAPSYLEDFSPISQDSEDWITLSSEEYNTFLCLHSLKEKSIFQESIQPSQIKNRTWFTDFNKPQLLDKLKAYQNEQQKSKVSSLPIHNHILDIDESNVLKVYTKPFTKKWAYIPPVELKAWSTSHDAGFNQINPSICLGAGKDYGFEISLVQHPVLHDFFERKQVSNILPLRVYKEDGSFRENVSDWALNRFKQYYLPRLPELGAKNTISSIHFELIEAIEIIRRHTSRLPVLDKYTRQLIELSDDHEGNLEDVSKTLHLLKSKMLQLYRGASEKKQMLLDISNACNTIKNKIDEIEKVKIERDLKESQLTKENIFYYTIAILNHPLYKIDYEKELIALPPRIPLLNDFWKWYAIGKRLYDLSLELNKETDIQLSIVEGDEIDKENQLKINSEQYLNNIDHLENTTTWGGNNSVQVTLSQYRERKPLNKQLQKFFSEKVSKVNCIELVRSLEIQVQVSNFIKDEMPATLFENRGPAIRLKRRK
- a CDS encoding HIRAN domain-containing protein, with protein sequence MVKPKSYSHDLLDNVEKELLFEGYLSGYRHYAEWDQEWEIMRHPLKLVRHSTNPFDQHAIAVFADSKMIGYVPKSSSEKISILIDKGASIYAELVDVFPNAETQKKVFFRIWNYKVTL
- a CDS encoding DUF1684 domain-containing protein, which gives rise to MKPSNIIKIVVALVVVIFLGNSFFSSNSDNGEVKYTERLKNDRDEKNKLFKSKKGSPLSDLDRAKFSHLNYYDINIKYRVMASLKWAEKPKVIKIATTKEKPRDYKKSAFAKFFIDGNEYKVTLLQAVIPNPATKGLFMLLFRDLTSGETTYGAGRYIELHNIKKGQMQTLIDFNEAYNPYCAYNEDYDCPMPPLENQLNVAIEAGEKNYHEL
- a CDS encoding DMT family transporter, which translates into the protein MIPIINIYISLSSVEIVFLRTLSALIIVFIVLMIQKTSIKVRMSHILMLVFTGFLTAIYWILFVIAAKKSNTSVTLVGVATTPIWVSFIYPVISKKKPTFIEVMTGLSALFGVYMIFSSGFAYSEGMFAAILAAFFAAIVTILTSKFSKRYHYLVITFYQMCGAFFATAAFLPYYLKFVKMEVFSMPTSLDIILILILAIVFSIIAYSSIVKVMIKISPFSVSLANNLSPIYGGVIAYLFFGDSELMDIYFYGGAFLIAFAILAMPLAKFIFRLDELGPSASPPKPKASE
- a CDS encoding SPOR domain-containing protein, with translation MKFTKHVYSVAIVFAALLIATPSFAQSKKKLKQMNAQLTTENSELRKGKMEMEQKANSLKSMNEQLTYEMEGLKNDVSALQKENGNLKSEVDELEKENEELIAALESASSAAATGGTAVSSGANMPANSAGCSSRQGKLQNNKTYFVDLSSQIISHGWGVQVYSTKSLCDAQGYAEKFQDFYKMWKTYVKVTEQNGQQIYSVVYGSLKYQDQAKVYLENFKKIGRNDDEKNAILVQH
- a CDS encoding PspA/IM30 family protein, translated to MSIFKRLFGWISAETNSAMDSLEDPIKMTDQGIRDLKKDLDQSLQGLAQVKAISIRTRKEYEQHKQAAGDWERKAVLLLQKAQSGQLDTAEADRLATEALNKKEQAAQAAASHEKMVSQNDSQVAKMEQNVQRLKSQISQWENEAKTLKARAKVSEASSKINKQLASIDSSSTVAMLERMKDKVESQEALAESYGDIADANVSVDEEINKAIGPGSGSSSLALEELKEKMRLGAGSSTEENKATGSDNTDSGQMSELDKLKQQLKND
- a CDS encoding CesT family type III secretion system chaperone, whose amino-acid sequence is MNNFDKVKSYLLNLGYDIKSEDPQEELFIISDEEEGLLNVVVDCEDPILIVEMHLIDLKNEKPEFYRTLLEKNRNFVHGAFVIDAEGNRLLYRDTLELENLDENELEGTLNALKLVIGENYGMLLDYAQN